From Hymenobacter sedentarius, a single genomic window includes:
- the cdaA gene encoding diadenylate cyclase CdaA, translating into MSGPFPINFLHFGWIDAADVLLVTVLLYQLYKLLRGSVALNVALGLVSFYLLYLVVKATGMELLTKILGQFMSVGVLASIILFQQEIRRFLLSVGKATTLERVRGWARGRSLEVEPMSVGPFVEAAKSLSNKYTGALICFAQASDLTAFAESGDRLDAEISKRLLLSIFNKTSPLHDGAVIVANGRLLAARCILPVSENPDVPASLGLRHRAAIGLSEVTDAVVLVVSEETGAMSLVYHGEVYRNLATAELRIRLNEWLLKAPSASSSPAALSAEAAA; encoded by the coding sequence ATGTCCGGCCCTTTCCCCATCAACTTCCTGCATTTTGGCTGGATTGACGCGGCCGATGTGCTTTTGGTAACGGTGCTGTTGTACCAGCTATACAAGCTGTTGCGCGGCTCGGTGGCGCTGAACGTAGCCCTGGGCCTGGTGTCTTTCTACCTGCTGTACCTGGTGGTGAAAGCCACGGGCATGGAGCTGCTCACCAAGATTCTGGGCCAGTTTATGAGCGTGGGCGTGCTGGCCAGCATCATTTTGTTTCAGCAGGAAATCCGGCGGTTTTTGCTGAGCGTGGGCAAGGCCACGACCCTGGAGCGGGTGCGCGGCTGGGCCCGGGGCCGCTCGCTGGAAGTGGAGCCCATGTCGGTGGGCCCGTTCGTGGAGGCGGCCAAAAGTTTGTCGAATAAGTACACGGGCGCCCTCATCTGCTTCGCCCAGGCATCGGACCTGACGGCTTTTGCCGAATCCGGCGACCGCCTCGATGCCGAAATCAGCAAGCGCCTGCTGCTTTCCATCTTTAATAAAACCAGCCCCCTGCACGACGGCGCCGTGATTGTGGCCAACGGCCGCCTGCTGGCTGCCCGCTGCATTCTGCCAGTAAGCGAGAACCCCGACGTGCCCGCCTCGCTCGGCCTGCGCCACCGCGCTGCCATCGGCCTGAGCGAAGTCACCGACGCCGTGGTGTTGGTTGTAAGCGAAGAAACCGGCGCCATGAGCCTCGTGTACCACGGCGAAGTGTACCGCAACCTGGCCACGGCCGAGCTACGCATCCGGCTCAACGAGTGGCTGCTGAAAGCCCCCAGCGCTTCTTCCTCCCCAGCCGCCTTATCCGCTGAAGCGGCCGCCTGA
- a CDS encoding shikimate kinase, translating into MKLYLIGMPGSGKTTLGRALAAHYALPFLDLDAEIVARAGQVIPAIFLQHGEAHFRQLEADVLREIAARPGPLVLATGGGTPCFHNNLAVLNAAGITLWLDVSVDTLAARLAAAAETASRPLLATAGPTEAWLRKTLDARKQFYEQARLRCTEAACSASAVAAQFATAGVALPPA; encoded by the coding sequence ATGAAGCTTTACCTCATTGGCATGCCGGGCTCGGGCAAAACCACGTTGGGCCGCGCCCTGGCCGCTCACTACGCGCTGCCCTTTCTGGACCTCGATGCCGAAATCGTGGCCCGGGCCGGGCAGGTGATTCCGGCCATTTTCCTGCAGCACGGCGAAGCCCATTTCCGGCAGCTGGAAGCTGATGTGCTGCGCGAAATAGCGGCTCGGCCGGGGCCACTGGTGCTGGCCACCGGCGGCGGCACGCCCTGCTTCCACAACAACCTGGCGGTGCTCAACGCCGCCGGAATCACGCTGTGGCTGGATGTGTCGGTGGATACCCTGGCTGCCCGCCTGGCCGCCGCGGCCGAAACCGCCAGCCGCCCCCTGCTGGCCACCGCGGGCCCCACCGAAGCGTGGCTCCGCAAAACCCTGGACGCGCGAAAGCAGTTTTACGAGCAGGCCCGGCTGCGCTGCACCGAAGCTGCCTGCTCGGCCTCTGCCGTCGCGGCCCAATTCGCAACAGCGGGGGTTGCTTTACCTCCGGCATAA
- a CDS encoding DUF475 domain-containing protein, which translates to MNQYIQQILDNPMASAAIVGNLVIIESLLSVDNAAVLATMVGDLPREQRQKALRYGIIGAYVFRGVCIVFASFLIKFWFLKPLGGLYLLYLVYDHFKARPSHDDETVDKEKSWIYKRTLGLFGKFWATVALIELMDLAFSIDNVFAVVAFTNNLILVVVGVFIGILAMRLVAQAFVLLMGRYPFLETAAFVVIGILGLKLMLSLVAHFLPGHPLSEALESETADVALTVLTVAVFLVPWATSMLFNVPQRPGGNRAAEAKEAEKAKAA; encoded by the coding sequence ATGAACCAATACATCCAGCAAATTCTTGACAACCCGATGGCCTCGGCGGCCATTGTGGGCAACCTGGTCATCATCGAAAGCCTGCTGTCGGTGGATAATGCCGCGGTGCTGGCCACCATGGTGGGCGACCTGCCCCGCGAGCAGCGCCAGAAGGCCTTGCGCTACGGCATCATCGGGGCCTACGTGTTTCGGGGGGTCTGCATCGTGTTTGCCTCCTTCCTCATCAAGTTCTGGTTTCTGAAACCCCTCGGCGGCCTGTACCTGCTGTACCTGGTGTACGACCATTTCAAGGCCCGCCCTTCCCACGACGATGAAACCGTAGACAAGGAAAAAAGCTGGATTTACAAGCGCACACTGGGCTTGTTCGGCAAGTTCTGGGCGACCGTGGCCCTGATTGAGCTGATGGATTTGGCCTTTTCCATCGACAACGTGTTTGCCGTGGTCGCCTTCACCAACAACCTGATACTGGTAGTGGTGGGCGTGTTTATCGGCATTCTGGCCATGCGGCTGGTGGCGCAGGCGTTCGTGCTGCTCATGGGCCGCTACCCGTTTCTGGAAACCGCCGCTTTCGTGGTTATCGGCATTCTGGGGCTGAAGCTAATGCTTTCGCTGGTGGCCCACTTCCTGCCGGGCCACCCGCTGAGCGAGGCGCTGGAAAGCGAAACCGCCGATGTGGCCCTCACCGTGCTTACGGTGGCCGTGTTCCTGGTACCGTGGGCGACGTCGATGCTGTTCAACGTGCCCCAGCGGCCCGGCGGCAACCGCGCCGCCGAGGCCAAAGAAGCTGAAAAAGCCAAAGCTGCTTAA
- a CDS encoding ABC transporter permease produces the protein MLSFILRRLAQGLLVLVGVACTVFLLFNVLPGDPAALLAGQRTDLATKAAITADLGLDQPLPTRLAGYLNDVSPLGLHPRDSAGQARYGGVALLPLGSRVLVLKKPYLRRSFQSNKDVLRILLDYFPGTMWLALAAMVIASIGGVAFGVAAALRPHSALDRSLVTTSVLGISVPSFVAAIAIAVTFGFYWSRWTGLSLTGQLYETDPFTGERHLVLRNLLLPAIALGIRPLAIITQLTRSSMLDVLSQDYIRTARAKGLSKTATVLHHALRNALNPVVTAVSGWLASLMAGAFFIEYIFNWKGLGTVTLRAVENLDFPVVMGATLFVAALFVLINIVVDVLYAVLDPRVKLS, from the coding sequence ATGCTCTCTTTTATCCTCCGTCGCTTGGCCCAGGGCCTGCTGGTCCTTGTGGGCGTGGCGTGCACGGTGTTTCTGCTGTTCAATGTGCTGCCCGGCGACCCGGCCGCCCTGCTGGCTGGCCAACGCACCGACCTGGCCACCAAAGCCGCCATCACCGCCGACCTCGGCCTCGACCAGCCCCTGCCCACCCGCCTGGCGGGCTACCTCAACGACGTGTCGCCGCTCGGGCTGCACCCGCGCGATTCGGCCGGCCAGGCCCGCTACGGGGGCGTGGCGCTGCTGCCGCTGGGCAGCCGGGTCCTGGTGCTGAAAAAGCCGTACCTGCGCCGCTCCTTCCAAAGCAATAAGGATGTGCTGCGCATCCTGCTCGACTACTTCCCCGGCACCATGTGGCTGGCGCTGGCGGCCATGGTCATTGCCAGCATCGGGGGCGTGGCATTTGGCGTGGCGGCGGCGCTGCGGCCCCACTCGGCGCTGGACCGCTCGCTGGTCACCACGTCGGTGCTGGGCATCTCGGTGCCGTCGTTTGTGGCGGCCATTGCCATTGCCGTCACGTTTGGCTTCTACTGGAGCCGCTGGACCGGCCTGAGCCTCACCGGGCAGCTCTACGAAACCGACCCCTTCACAGGCGAACGCCACCTGGTGCTGCGCAACCTGCTGCTGCCGGCCATTGCGCTGGGCATCCGGCCGCTGGCCATCATCACGCAGCTTACCCGCTCGAGCATGCTCGACGTGTTGAGCCAGGACTACATCCGCACGGCCCGGGCCAAGGGCCTAAGCAAAACGGCCACCGTGCTGCACCACGCCCTGCGCAATGCCCTCAACCCCGTGGTGACGGCTGTATCCGGCTGGCTCGCTTCGCTCATGGCGGGCGCGTTTTTCATCGAATACATCTTCAACTGGAAAGGCCTGGGCACCGTGACGCTACGTGCAGTAGAAAACCTGGACTTCCCGGTAGTAATGGGCGCCACGCTGTTTGTGGCCGCCCTATTTGTGTTGATAAACATCGTGGTAGACGTGCTCTACGCCGTGCTCGACCCCCGGGTAAAGCTCAGCTAG
- the kbl gene encoding glycine C-acetyltransferase: protein MYATLQPDLEQQLQEIKDAGLFKKERIITSPQGAEIETDEAGEVLNFCANNYLGLSSHPEVIKAAKEAIDSHGYGMSSVRFICGTQDIHKQLEKKLAEFLGTEDTILYAAAFDANGGVFEPLFNEQDAIISDALNHASIIDGVRLCKAQRYRYQHNDMADLEKQLQDAQAKGTRHRIIVTDGSFSMDGTIAQLDKICDLADKYQALVMVDECHSSGFLGKTGRGTHELRDVMGRIDIITGTLGKALGGAMGGFTSGRKEIIDMLRQRSRPYLFSNTLAPAIVGASLRVLELLTESTQLRDQLEENTQYFREKMTEAGFDIRPGQHPIVPVMLYDAKLAQEFAAKMLDKGIYVVGFYYPVVPQGQARIRVQLSAGHTRAHLDKAIAAFIEVGKELGTLKEPGAAQSAMGQVVTNTP from the coding sequence ATGTACGCCACCCTCCAGCCCGACCTCGAACAGCAGCTTCAGGAAATCAAGGATGCCGGCCTTTTCAAAAAGGAACGCATCATCACCTCGCCCCAAGGCGCCGAAATTGAAACCGACGAAGCCGGCGAGGTGCTGAACTTCTGCGCCAACAACTACCTGGGCTTGTCGTCGCACCCCGAGGTGATTAAAGCCGCCAAAGAAGCTATTGATTCGCACGGCTACGGCATGTCGTCGGTACGCTTTATCTGCGGCACGCAGGACATTCACAAACAGCTGGAAAAGAAGCTGGCCGAGTTTCTGGGCACCGAGGACACCATTCTCTACGCCGCCGCTTTCGACGCCAACGGCGGGGTGTTTGAGCCGCTGTTCAACGAGCAGGACGCCATTATTTCCGATGCGCTGAACCACGCCAGCATCATCGACGGCGTGCGCCTGTGCAAAGCCCAGCGCTACCGCTACCAGCACAACGACATGGCCGACCTGGAAAAGCAGCTCCAGGACGCCCAGGCCAAGGGCACGCGCCACCGCATCATCGTCACCGACGGCTCATTTTCCATGGACGGCACCATCGCGCAGCTCGATAAAATCTGCGACCTCGCCGACAAGTACCAGGCCCTGGTAATGGTGGACGAATGCCACTCCTCGGGCTTCCTGGGCAAGACCGGCCGCGGCACCCACGAACTGCGCGACGTGATGGGCCGTATCGACATCATCACCGGCACGCTGGGCAAGGCGCTGGGCGGCGCCATGGGCGGCTTCACCTCGGGCCGCAAGGAAATCATCGATATGCTGCGCCAGCGCAGCCGGCCGTACCTGTTTTCCAACACGCTGGCCCCTGCCATCGTGGGTGCTTCGCTGCGCGTGCTGGAGCTGCTCACCGAAAGCACCCAGCTGCGCGACCAGTTGGAGGAAAATACCCAGTACTTCCGCGAGAAGATGACCGAAGCCGGTTTCGACATCCGGCCCGGCCAGCACCCCATTGTGCCCGTCATGCTCTACGACGCCAAGCTGGCCCAGGAATTCGCCGCTAAAATGCTCGACAAGGGTATTTACGTTGTGGGCTTCTACTACCCCGTGGTACCGCAGGGCCAGGCCCGCATCCGGGTGCAGCTCAGCGCCGGCCACACCCGCGCGCATCTGGACAAGGCCATTGCGGCCTTTATAGAAGTGGGCAAAGAGCTGGGCACGCTCAAGGAGCCGGGCGCCGCGCAGTCGGCCATGGGCCAGGTAGTGACGAACACGCCGTGA
- a CDS encoding patatin-like phospholipase family protein, with protein sequence MFTQNALLRLGLGVLLCLSGAAARAQAPAPRYRNLVMEGGGIRGIAYGGALQELETQGLLRGIERVGGTSAGAIQAALLAVGYSASEIIEVVNATPVQRLNDGRFIFFGGSHRLVKQYGWYRGDEFATYLSELVARKTKQPNLTLGELHHLAQQQPTRFRDLYTTGTNLTTQRVQVFSYETTPTMRVADAVRISMSIPLYFRAVLLDAQNHVITGTPAPGQPVQVLVDGGLLANYPIDLFDKPRYLPAGATGEPDTRGNVFNPETLGLRLDRAEQIPLDTAAAGRQQLAPYDIQDFNTYMGALYTVALENLNPIQPADWKRTVSINFLGFSPKIKRVSNAQKQQLMDSGRQGVQAFLARQPK encoded by the coding sequence ATGTTTACACAGAATGCTTTGCTTCGCTTGGGCCTCGGCGTGCTGCTGTGCTTGAGCGGAGCCGCCGCGCGGGCCCAGGCCCCGGCCCCGCGCTACCGCAACCTGGTGATGGAAGGCGGCGGCATCCGCGGCATTGCCTACGGCGGTGCGCTGCAGGAGCTCGAAACCCAAGGCCTGCTGCGCGGCATCGAGCGGGTGGGCGGCACCTCGGCGGGGGCCATTCAAGCGGCGCTGCTGGCGGTGGGCTATTCGGCCAGCGAAATTATTGAGGTGGTAAACGCCACGCCCGTGCAGCGGCTCAACGACGGCCGCTTCATCTTTTTCGGAGGCAGCCACCGGCTGGTGAAGCAGTACGGCTGGTACCGCGGCGATGAATTCGCCACCTACCTCAGTGAACTGGTGGCCCGCAAAACCAAGCAGCCCAACCTCACCCTCGGCGAGCTGCACCACCTAGCCCAACAACAGCCCACTCGCTTCCGCGACCTCTACACCACCGGCACCAACCTCACCACCCAGCGCGTGCAGGTGTTCAGCTACGAAACCACGCCCACTATGCGGGTGGCCGATGCCGTGCGCATCAGCATGAGCATCCCGCTGTATTTCCGGGCGGTGCTGCTCGATGCCCAGAACCACGTGATTACGGGCACTCCCGCACCGGGCCAGCCCGTGCAGGTACTGGTAGATGGCGGCTTGCTGGCTAACTACCCCATCGATTTGTTTGACAAGCCGCGCTACCTGCCCGCTGGGGCCACCGGCGAGCCCGATACGCGCGGCAACGTCTTCAACCCCGAAACCCTGGGCCTGCGCCTCGACCGCGCCGAGCAGATTCCGCTCGACACCGCGGCGGCCGGCCGCCAGCAGCTCGCGCCCTACGACATCCAGGATTTTAACACCTACATGGGCGCCCTCTACACGGTGGCCCTCGAAAACCTCAACCCCATCCAGCCCGCCGATTGGAAGCGTACGGTGAGCATCAATTTTCTGGGTTTCAGCCCCAAAATCAAGCGGGTTTCCAATGCCCAGAAGCAGCAGCTGATGGACAGCGGCCGGCAAGGCGTGCAGGCGTTTCTGGCCCGGCAGCCCAAATAG
- a CDS encoding NAD-dependent epimerase/dehydratase family protein has protein sequence MSSTPGDTETTVLPGSVLVIGACGQLGLELVAALRQRYAPNLVVAADVRPPKNPDMLAGGPFELLDVLDRSRLDKLIRQYRPKQIYHLAALLSATAEKNPLFGWQLNMDGLLIVLEAAVAHGVAQVYWPSSIAVFGPDTPRENTPQVTIMNPNTVYGISKLAGEQWCEWYHRKHGLDVRSLRYPGLIGYKSLPGGGTTDYAVDIYHKAIAGENYECFLEEDTYLPMMYMPDALKATLDLMHAPADQIKVRTSYNLGAMSFSPAEITASIQKHIPDFQVTYKPDGRQQIANSWPASIDDSKARQDWGWQPEFDLDKMTQDMLVHLKELQPA, from the coding sequence ATGTCCTCCACTCCCGGCGACACCGAAACCACTGTTTTACCCGGCTCCGTGCTGGTAATTGGCGCCTGCGGCCAGCTCGGCCTGGAGCTGGTGGCCGCCCTGCGCCAGCGCTACGCCCCCAACCTCGTGGTAGCGGCCGACGTGCGGCCCCCGAAAAATCCCGACATGCTCGCCGGCGGCCCCTTCGAGCTGCTCGACGTACTCGACCGCTCGCGCCTCGACAAGCTCATCCGCCAGTACCGCCCCAAGCAGATTTATCACCTGGCCGCGCTGCTTTCGGCCACGGCAGAAAAGAATCCGCTGTTCGGCTGGCAGCTCAATATGGACGGCCTGCTCATCGTGCTCGAAGCCGCCGTGGCCCACGGCGTGGCCCAGGTGTACTGGCCCAGTTCCATTGCCGTATTTGGCCCCGACACGCCGCGCGAAAACACGCCGCAGGTCACCATCATGAACCCCAATACGGTGTACGGCATCAGTAAGCTGGCCGGCGAGCAGTGGTGCGAGTGGTACCACCGCAAGCACGGCCTCGATGTACGCAGCCTGCGCTACCCCGGCCTCATCGGCTACAAGAGCCTGCCCGGCGGCGGCACCACCGACTACGCCGTCGACATCTATCACAAGGCCATTGCCGGCGAGAACTACGAGTGCTTCCTCGAAGAAGACACCTACCTGCCGATGATGTACATGCCCGACGCGCTCAAGGCCACCTTGGATTTGATGCACGCCCCGGCCGACCAAATCAAGGTGCGCACCAGCTACAACCTAGGCGCCATGAGCTTCTCGCCGGCCGAAATCACGGCCAGCATACAGAAGCACATCCCCGATTTCCAGGTAACCTACAAGCCCGACGGCCGCCAGCAAATCGCCAACTCCTGGCCCGCTAGCATCGACGATTCGAAGGCCCGTCAGGATTGGGGCTGGCAGCCGGAGTTCGACCTCGACAAGATGACCCAGGACATGCTGGTGCACTTAAAGGAACTGCAGCCGGCGTAG
- a CDS encoding BT_3928 family protein: protein MSIPSSITATAPAPHPLRTVTRVSWFLLGALFIFSGLIKLNDPVGTAYKLEEYFEVFAADFGSFFLFFKSSARTLSIILCSLEVILGVALLLRWHLRITLWLLFGLLLFFTFLTFYSAAFNKVTDCGCFGDFIKLSPWTSFIKDLFLMALWGIVFFHQRFLRHAFVQGTTGVMVMTFASAIAIGIGVRALGHLPYFDFLPYKVGNDIGKLMKPSEPIRYKYIMEKNGKTQEFTTYPDSTWTYKSMVALNPEAAPKITDFRVWNDEGDYTPELLRGNKLVLVVQNTDKTDRDRYEQINKLFEDAKQSRRNITPLIITSSSPEEFDVFRHNANFAVPFYYADATVLKSIIRSNPGFVLLKDGVVKGKYHYHDIPSIGKVEEKLQ from the coding sequence ATGTCAATACCCAGCTCCATTACCGCAACTGCTCCTGCACCCCACCCCTTGCGCACGGTCACCCGGGTGTCGTGGTTTTTGCTGGGAGCCTTGTTCATTTTCTCCGGCCTCATCAAGCTGAACGACCCGGTGGGCACGGCCTACAAGCTGGAGGAATACTTTGAGGTGTTTGCCGCCGACTTTGGCTCGTTCTTCCTCTTTTTTAAGAGCAGCGCCCGCACGCTTTCCATCATTCTGTGCTCTTTGGAGGTGATTCTGGGCGTGGCGCTGCTCCTGCGCTGGCACCTGCGCATTACGCTGTGGCTACTGTTTGGCCTGCTGCTGTTCTTCACCTTTCTCACCTTCTACTCGGCGGCTTTCAATAAGGTGACCGACTGCGGCTGCTTCGGCGATTTTATCAAGCTCTCGCCCTGGACTTCGTTTATCAAAGACCTGTTTTTGATGGCGCTGTGGGGCATTGTGTTTTTCCATCAGCGGTTTTTGCGCCACGCCTTTGTACAGGGCACCACGGGCGTCATGGTCATGACCTTCGCCTCGGCCATTGCCATCGGCATTGGGGTGCGGGCCCTGGGCCACTTGCCGTATTTCGACTTTCTGCCCTATAAAGTGGGCAACGACATCGGCAAGTTGATGAAGCCCAGCGAGCCAATCCGCTACAAGTACATCATGGAGAAAAACGGGAAAACCCAGGAGTTCACCACCTACCCCGATTCCACCTGGACCTACAAGAGCATGGTGGCCCTCAACCCCGAAGCCGCGCCCAAAATCACCGATTTCCGGGTGTGGAACGACGAAGGCGACTACACCCCCGAGCTGCTGCGCGGCAACAAGCTGGTGCTCGTGGTGCAGAACACCGACAAAACCGACCGCGACCGCTACGAACAAATCAACAAGCTGTTTGAAGACGCCAAGCAGTCGCGCCGCAACATCACGCCGCTCATCATCACGAGCAGCAGCCCCGAAGAGTTCGACGTGTTCCGCCACAACGCCAACTTCGCCGTGCCCTTCTACTACGCCGATGCCACGGTGCTCAAATCCATAATTCGCTCCAACCCCGGCTTTGTCCTGCTGAAAGACGGCGTGGTGAAGGGCAAGTACCACTACCACGACATCCCGAGCATCGGGAAGGTGGAGGAGAAGCTGCAGTAA
- a CDS encoding DUF1599 domain-containing protein, with translation MPDLSTPEHYDLLLARCRTLFLAKTHDYGTAWRILRLPSVTDQIFIKANRIRTIQETGVQLVADDVNEEFVAIINYCLIALMQLHLPPDTPLDMSLEAVAVAYDHEAAENRRLLLAKNHDYGEAWRQMRVASITDLILMKLHRVKQLEDIGGDAWVSESVEGSYRDMLNYAVFALILRGEK, from the coding sequence GTGCCCGACCTGTCCACTCCCGAACACTACGACCTGCTGCTGGCCCGCTGCCGCACCTTATTCCTAGCCAAAACCCACGACTACGGCACGGCTTGGCGCATTCTCCGCCTGCCCTCGGTGACGGACCAGATTTTTATCAAGGCCAACCGCATTCGCACCATTCAGGAAACCGGCGTGCAGCTCGTGGCCGACGACGTGAACGAGGAGTTTGTGGCCATCATCAACTACTGCCTCATTGCCCTGATGCAGCTGCACTTGCCGCCCGACACCCCGCTCGACATGAGCCTGGAAGCCGTGGCCGTCGCCTACGACCACGAAGCCGCCGAAAACCGCCGCCTGCTGCTGGCCAAAAACCACGACTACGGCGAGGCCTGGCGCCAGATGCGCGTGGCCAGCATCACCGACCTGATTCTGATGAAGCTGCACCGCGTAAAGCAGCTCGAGGACATCGGCGGCGATGCCTGGGTGAGCGAAAGCGTGGAAGGCAGCTACCGCGACATGCTAAACTACGCCGTGTTTGCGTTGATTTTGCGCGGAGAAAAGTAG
- the folP gene encoding dihydropteroate synthase, which produces MQDTLFPAPATLLSPHGRVLSLRQPQVMGILNLTPDSFFAGSRVSSERDLLARAEAMLAAGAAVLDLGAYSTRPGAEDIPEAEETQRLLPALQLLRRAFPHAFLSVDTFRARVAQAAVAAGADLVNDVGGGLLDPTMFATVGQLRVPYVLMHLRGTPQTMAHLTHYEDDLVLTLLRYFRDRLAALRHAGAVDVLLDPGFGFAKNAAQNHELLRRLPELHVLGLPVLAGLSRKKMVYGPLGLGPEAALNGTTALHMVALQGGARLLRAHDVPEARQTIQLFANTFSMAE; this is translated from the coding sequence GTGCAAGATACTTTGTTCCCCGCCCCCGCCACGCTGCTTTCGCCCCACGGCCGCGTGCTCAGCCTGCGCCAGCCGCAGGTGATGGGCATCCTCAACCTCACGCCCGATTCGTTTTTTGCCGGCAGCCGGGTGTCGTCCGAACGCGACCTGCTGGCCCGTGCCGAAGCCATGCTCGCTGCTGGCGCGGCCGTGCTGGACCTGGGCGCCTACAGCACCCGCCCCGGCGCCGAAGACATCCCGGAAGCGGAAGAAACGCAGCGCTTGCTCCCGGCGCTACAGCTGCTGCGCCGCGCGTTTCCCCACGCCTTTCTCTCCGTTGATACGTTTCGGGCCCGGGTAGCCCAAGCCGCCGTGGCCGCTGGGGCCGACCTGGTAAACGACGTGGGCGGGGGCCTGCTCGACCCCACCATGTTTGCCACCGTGGGCCAGCTGCGCGTGCCCTACGTGCTGATGCACCTGCGCGGCACGCCCCAAACCATGGCCCACCTCACCCATTACGAGGACGACCTGGTGCTCACGCTGCTGCGCTACTTCCGCGACCGCCTGGCCGCCCTGCGCCACGCCGGCGCGGTCGACGTGCTGCTCGACCCCGGCTTCGGCTTTGCCAAAAACGCGGCCCAAAACCACGAGCTGCTGCGCCGCCTGCCCGAGCTGCACGTGCTGGGCCTGCCTGTGCTGGCCGGGCTGTCGCGCAAAAAGATGGTGTACGGCCCGCTGGGCCTGGGCCCCGAGGCCGCGCTCAACGGCACCACGGCCCTGCACATGGTGGCCCTGCAGGGCGGCGCCCGGCTCTTGCGCGCCCACGACGTGCCCGAAGCTCGTCAAACCATACAATTATTTGCCAATACCTTTTCAATGGCGGAATAA
- a CDS encoding sterol desaturase family protein has protein sequence MQPVSTKEPAATPAQPTATAPVRPKHKGSAQLFQNPVLERLSHTHIALPVGIFVLTAVMSLYYGLTHGFMSGASALGLFLVGLFAFTYAEYAVHRYLYHIPATTPGRAKFQYTFHGVHHEYPKDKTRLAMPPIVTVFVASLLFFIFRLSFGSYAFGLLSGFTFGYAMYLFVHYAIHAYSPPKNFLKVWWTHHSQHHYRQDEVAFGVSSTLWDHIIGTMPSKKAS, from the coding sequence ATGCAACCAGTATCCACCAAAGAACCAGCTGCTACGCCTGCCCAACCCACCGCCACGGCCCCCGTGCGGCCCAAGCACAAAGGCTCAGCCCAACTGTTCCAGAACCCGGTATTGGAGCGGCTTTCGCATACCCACATTGCCCTGCCGGTGGGCATTTTTGTGCTGACTGCGGTGATGAGCCTGTACTACGGCCTGACCCACGGCTTCATGTCGGGCGCCTCGGCGCTGGGGCTGTTTTTGGTGGGCTTGTTCGCATTCACCTACGCTGAATACGCGGTGCACCGCTACCTCTATCACATTCCGGCCACCACGCCGGGCCGGGCCAAGTTTCAGTACACCTTCCACGGCGTGCACCACGAGTATCCCAAGGACAAGACGCGCCTGGCCATGCCGCCCATCGTCACGGTGTTTGTGGCCTCGCTGCTGTTTTTCATCTTCCGGCTCAGCTTTGGGTCTTATGCGTTTGGCCTGCTGTCGGGCTTCACGTTTGGCTACGCCATGTACCTGTTCGTGCACTACGCCATCCACGCGTACTCGCCCCCCAAGAACTTCCTGAAAGTGTGGTGGACGCACCACAGCCAGCACCACTACCGGCAAGATGAGGTGGCGTTTGGCGTATCCAGCACGCTCTGGGACCACATCATCGGCACCATGCCCAGCAAGAAAGCCAGCTAG